In Abyssibacter profundi, a single window of DNA contains:
- a CDS encoding DUF3450 domain-containing protein, with the protein MSDMTAQRLIIGVVASGMLGLALPAAASTATVNRVIQTQVQAERNAKGTQRQIDNLDDETQAIVADYRATLIEIDSLKSYVAQLERQVAAQQEEIGSIEEQLQQIESTNRGVLPLMEDMITALDQFVALDVPFLPKERSDRVAELETLMSRADISTAEKYRRILEAYQIEMEFGRNIEAYQGELGDTGREVDFLRVGRLALLYSTPNGEEFGYWNNESRQWVVDSDLEDFVTDGLKIARKQSPPNLMLMPVQAPQEAN; encoded by the coding sequence ATGAGTGACATGACTGCTCAGCGCCTCATTATTGGTGTTGTTGCGTCAGGCATGCTGGGGCTTGCCCTTCCGGCAGCAGCCAGCACGGCAACCGTGAACCGTGTGATTCAGACGCAGGTTCAGGCTGAACGCAATGCGAAAGGCACCCAGCGCCAGATCGACAATCTCGACGATGAAACGCAGGCCATTGTTGCGGATTATCGGGCCACGCTGATCGAGATCGACTCGCTCAAGAGCTATGTCGCACAGCTCGAACGCCAGGTTGCGGCACAGCAGGAAGAGATCGGCTCCATCGAGGAGCAGCTTCAGCAGATCGAGTCCACCAATCGCGGTGTGTTGCCGCTGATGGAGGACATGATCACGGCGCTGGATCAGTTTGTGGCGCTGGATGTGCCCTTCCTGCCGAAGGAGCGCAGTGATCGCGTCGCCGAATTGGAAACGCTGATGTCACGTGCGGACATCTCTACGGCCGAGAAGTACCGCCGCATTCTCGAGGCCTATCAGATCGAGATGGAGTTCGGCCGGAACATCGAGGCCTACCAAGGTGAGTTGGGTGATACCGGCCGCGAGGTGGACTTCCTGCGCGTCGGTCGTCTCGCCCTGCTGTACTCGACCCCGAACGGTGAAGAGTTCGGCTACTGGAACAACGAATCCCGCCAGTGGGTGGTCGATTCGGATCTCGAAGACTTTGTGACGGATGGGCTGAAGATTGCGCGTAAGCAGTCACCGCCGAATCTCATGCTCATGCCCGTTCAAGCACCGCAGGAGGCCAACTAA
- a CDS encoding putative 2OG-Fe(II) oxygenase: protein MAEVPFQISPAFAVPFVQTQLPGADSLNPKLRALFLSREAEGAVYANINPTMQIDRNLFESRFDLFHWDDVNVGTLRDFCTAAVFRAVAELNGYDRERVSRLRMSADAWFHITRQSGQFGMHNHPMATWSGIYCVDSGYPDGSPVESARVQFMHPVPGAGSFSDMSVANMRAPWSNRHKEIALEPGQLVLFPSWLMHQVLPYRGTGERITVAFNAWFKDLPEAA, encoded by the coding sequence ATGGCTGAGGTGCCATTTCAGATTTCACCTGCTTTTGCAGTCCCGTTCGTTCAAACCCAGCTGCCAGGTGCCGACTCGCTGAATCCAAAGCTCAGAGCGCTGTTTCTGAGTCGTGAGGCAGAAGGGGCGGTTTACGCGAACATCAACCCCACCATGCAGATCGATCGGAATTTGTTTGAGAGTCGATTCGATTTGTTTCATTGGGACGATGTGAATGTCGGCACCTTGCGCGATTTTTGTACCGCTGCGGTGTTTCGCGCGGTCGCTGAACTGAACGGGTACGACCGTGAGCGCGTGTCCCGGCTACGGATGTCGGCAGACGCGTGGTTTCACATCACCCGTCAGTCCGGTCAGTTCGGCATGCACAATCACCCGATGGCGACCTGGAGCGGGATTTACTGCGTGGATTCGGGCTATCCCGATGGGAGTCCCGTGGAATCCGCGCGGGTGCAGTTCATGCACCCGGTGCCGGGTGCAGGCTCGTTCTCCGATATGTCGGTGGCCAACATGCGAGCTCCTTGGTCTAACCGTCATAAGGAAATCGCGCTGGAGCCAGGGCAGTTGGTGTTATTTCCCTCCTGGCTGATGCACCAAGTGCTGCCATATCGGGGGACTGGGGAGCGGATTACCGTTGCCTTCAATGCCTGGTTTAAGGATTTACCCGAAGCAGCCTAA
- a CDS encoding SAM-dependent methyltransferase translates to MTAAGAADPGWSQYWAQGHLHSCPTTFSGFYGPQTQALWQRFASRLGPADRVLELGCGNGGLLRFLAGQFEVGTEPTLIGVDAAQLNPTGQVGDEGAGATPRFTLHSETPFDALEPTAEFTGLISQFAFEYGATESAWDAVEGAVAPQCNLCWVLHKQGSRLQRVAQDECVVLRTLLEPQGVLERAAQMLPLLLQAATPAGRQALNSSPAAVATRSHYNAAVAGLMEQARALTHGGYAEESLQQISVLLGSVPQLGRARAETELQQLRSGLVAHLARLDALCASALDAQAIEQYRARLERLGFRSITVSTLSEQGEEMGWVLEGLREQ, encoded by the coding sequence ATGACCGCGGCGGGCGCAGCTGATCCGGGTTGGAGCCAATACTGGGCGCAGGGGCATTTGCACTCCTGCCCCACCACGTTTTCGGGTTTTTACGGGCCGCAGACGCAGGCCCTGTGGCAGCGCTTTGCGAGTCGGCTGGGGCCGGCAGACCGGGTGCTGGAATTGGGCTGCGGCAACGGTGGGTTGTTGCGGTTTCTCGCCGGTCAGTTTGAAGTCGGAACAGAGCCCACATTGATCGGCGTGGATGCTGCACAGCTGAATCCAACCGGGCAGGTCGGTGATGAGGGTGCCGGCGCAACGCCGCGTTTTACCCTGCATTCAGAAACACCATTCGATGCGCTGGAGCCGACGGCCGAGTTCACCGGGTTGATCAGTCAGTTTGCCTTCGAGTATGGCGCCACGGAATCAGCCTGGGATGCTGTCGAGGGAGCCGTCGCGCCGCAGTGCAACCTGTGCTGGGTGCTGCACAAGCAGGGCTCACGACTGCAGCGGGTGGCTCAGGACGAGTGCGTGGTGTTACGCACGCTGCTTGAACCCCAGGGCGTCCTCGAACGTGCTGCGCAGATGCTGCCGCTGTTGTTGCAAGCAGCCACCCCGGCCGGGCGTCAGGCGCTCAACAGCAGCCCGGCTGCGGTCGCTACGCGGTCACATTACAATGCGGCGGTTGCCGGTCTGATGGAGCAGGCACGTGCGCTGACTCATGGCGGCTACGCAGAGGAATCGCTGCAACAAATCTCCGTGCTGTTGGGCAGCGTTCCCCAGTTGGGACGCGCGCGGGCCGAGACCGAACTGCAGCAACTGCGGTCTGGTCTGGTGGCTCACCTGGCGCGGCTGGACGCCCTATGTGCATCGGCACTCGATGCGCAGGCTATCGAACAGTACCGGGCGCGACTCGAGCGTCTGGGTTTCCGGTCCATCACAGTCTCCACGCTGTCGGAGCAGGGAGAAGAGATGGGCTGGGTCTTAGAGGGTTTACGTGAACAATAA
- a CDS encoding TonB-dependent receptor, whose translation MEKYSMLKRDENSRGMLKLNPLSAAIAAAFAYAAAPQVAVAQTDDGAEDEEAVDLGEFEVTGSRLGRADIEGALPVAVIDRADIERSGFTSVGELLRNTTFNTFGAFRAQSGSSAQSLVSVSLRGLGSERTLVLIDGRRAPKAPFAPSAQDLNAVPIAVVERIEILKDGASAIYGSDAIAGVVNIITRKDFSGTQITYQDQTTAREGGDSRGGQITSGISGEKGNIVFGASFFEREIIFARDSLYNTPGASFFSNNFSYLGLLEGNVSPDFNDADGDYFDDDTGFFLYEAVPGGCPNPTPGYFAYPIGVDDPSGDPVNLCGYDFTLVSADEAETGSQGLFVQGNYQFSDNWGVNVNASITRATSFGRYAPSLNDVQIAVDANSPNNPVGEDLFLYHRFAGLGPRDNKTDANVYDVSGIFSGVVGPVDLDIGVRHNEYRFYELGSNYVVIPIAEQFINDGSYDIFNPAGNPDDVLNAMKATVTRDSKWITDEAFVEASMDLFDMAGGTSAAAVGLEYREESYFDQYDSLQEAGVIGGTAGNSAGTDRRVKSAFFEMFMPAIDSLEVTLSGRYEDYNDSGTNFAPKLSARYQPLSNMTVRASVGQGFRAPTLDVISQLPTPSAESINNDQATCEAAGGTFSGGTCSTSQQVSTIILANPELEAEESDQYAVGFAMDVTSWFNFSVDYYHIKIDELISFISPGDIVNRLAAGDPIPAGLGVERQAPSNRIVRVVAGFANDGELETDGIDVSMDFNFAVPGNLGTIKSHLEATHVLSYEQDGGRNQAGDPGAPDLRVTLDNAWTFGPVTAAINGNYISDYAQGVEDGRQTGNVPSYTTWDVQVGYDIPFVDGTIALGALNVFDRNPPESSAGTDGQGRNYNFDLYDQYGRQPYVKYTQRF comes from the coding sequence ATGGAGAAATACTCAATGCTCAAGCGTGACGAAAACTCGCGCGGAATGCTGAAGCTCAATCCGCTGTCTGCAGCGATTGCAGCGGCGTTTGCATACGCAGCAGCTCCGCAAGTAGCAGTGGCTCAAACCGACGATGGGGCCGAAGACGAAGAGGCCGTAGACCTTGGGGAATTCGAGGTCACCGGTTCGCGTCTGGGTCGTGCCGACATCGAAGGCGCGTTGCCGGTCGCGGTCATCGACCGGGCCGACATCGAACGCAGTGGCTTTACCTCGGTGGGTGAGCTGCTTCGCAACACCACGTTCAATACCTTTGGTGCCTTCCGTGCCCAGTCCGGTAGCTCCGCCCAGTCGCTGGTGTCGGTTTCGCTGCGTGGCCTGGGTTCCGAGCGTACCCTGGTCCTGATCGACGGTCGTCGTGCGCCCAAGGCGCCGTTTGCCCCGTCTGCGCAGGACTTGAATGCTGTTCCGATCGCGGTCGTTGAGCGCATTGAAATCCTGAAGGACGGTGCTTCGGCCATTTATGGTTCCGACGCCATTGCCGGTGTGGTGAACATCATCACCCGCAAGGACTTCAGCGGCACTCAGATCACGTACCAGGATCAGACCACGGCCCGCGAGGGCGGTGACAGCCGCGGCGGTCAGATCACGTCGGGTATCTCGGGTGAGAAAGGCAACATCGTGTTCGGCGCATCGTTTTTCGAACGCGAGATCATCTTTGCCCGCGACAGCCTCTACAACACGCCGGGTGCGAGCTTCTTCTCGAACAACTTCTCCTACCTCGGCCTGCTGGAAGGTAACGTCAGCCCTGACTTCAACGACGCTGACGGTGACTACTTCGACGACGACACCGGGTTCTTCCTGTACGAAGCTGTGCCTGGTGGCTGCCCGAACCCCACGCCGGGTTACTTTGCCTATCCCATTGGGGTCGACGATCCCAGCGGCGATCCGGTCAACCTCTGTGGTTACGACTTCACTCTGGTATCTGCTGACGAGGCCGAAACCGGCAGTCAGGGCCTGTTCGTACAGGGTAATTACCAGTTCTCGGACAACTGGGGTGTCAACGTCAACGCCAGCATCACGCGTGCAACGTCCTTCGGTCGTTACGCACCGTCGCTGAACGACGTGCAGATCGCGGTTGATGCCAACAGCCCGAACAACCCGGTGGGTGAGGATTTGTTCCTCTACCATCGCTTTGCCGGTCTGGGCCCGCGCGACAACAAGACTGATGCCAATGTTTACGACGTGAGCGGTATCTTTTCGGGTGTCGTCGGTCCCGTGGATTTGGACATCGGCGTGCGACACAACGAGTACCGGTTCTACGAGCTGGGCAGCAACTACGTTGTGATTCCGATTGCCGAACAGTTCATCAACGATGGCTCGTATGACATCTTTAATCCGGCGGGCAACCCGGACGATGTCCTCAACGCCATGAAGGCAACTGTCACCCGTGATTCCAAGTGGATCACCGACGAGGCCTTTGTCGAAGCGTCGATGGACTTGTTCGACATGGCGGGCGGCACGTCGGCTGCTGCGGTGGGCTTGGAGTACCGTGAGGAGTCATACTTCGACCAGTACGATTCGCTGCAGGAAGCGGGCGTCATCGGTGGTACAGCGGGCAACTCGGCCGGTACCGACCGTCGCGTGAAGTCGGCCTTCTTCGAAATGTTCATGCCGGCGATCGACTCCCTCGAAGTCACGCTGTCGGGTCGTTACGAGGACTACAACGATTCCGGTACGAACTTCGCGCCGAAGCTGAGTGCTCGTTACCAGCCGCTGTCGAACATGACGGTTCGCGCTTCCGTCGGTCAGGGCTTCCGTGCCCCGACGCTGGACGTGATCAGCCAGTTGCCGACCCCGTCGGCCGAGTCGATCAACAACGACCAGGCCACCTGTGAAGCGGCCGGTGGCACCTTCAGCGGCGGTACCTGCTCGACGTCGCAGCAGGTCAGCACCATCATCCTGGCCAACCCTGAACTTGAAGCCGAAGAGTCGGATCAGTACGCGGTTGGCTTTGCCATGGATGTGACGTCGTGGTTCAACTTCTCGGTGGACTACTACCACATTAAGATCGATGAACTGATCAGCTTCATCTCGCCTGGTGACATCGTGAACCGTCTGGCGGCTGGCGACCCCATCCCGGCTGGACTGGGTGTTGAGCGTCAAGCTCCCTCCAACCGCATCGTGCGTGTTGTGGCTGGTTTCGCTAATGACGGTGAATTGGAGACCGACGGCATCGATGTGTCCATGGACTTCAATTTTGCAGTCCCGGGCAACCTCGGCACGATTAAGTCGCACCTGGAAGCTACGCATGTTCTGAGCTACGAGCAGGATGGAGGGCGGAACCAGGCCGGTGATCCCGGTGCACCCGATCTGCGCGTGACGTTGGACAATGCCTGGACGTTTGGTCCGGTGACGGCCGCGATTAACGGCAACTACATTTCTGACTACGCGCAGGGTGTGGAAGACGGACGCCAGACCGGAAACGTGCCTTCCTACACCACGTGGGACGTGCAGGTTGGTTATGACATTCCGTTTGTCGACGGCACGATCGCACTGGGTGCGCTCAACGTCTTCGATCGTAACCCGCCGGAAAGCTCGGCCGGTACGGATGGTCAGGGTCGTAACTACAACTTCGACCTCTACGACCAGTACGGTCGTCAGCCGTACGTGAAGTACACGCAGCGCTTCTAA
- a CDS encoding tetratricopeptide repeat-containing sulfotransferase family protein has protein sequence MNNNSQTAPAGAGAQRIATAFDLYRRGELDRAREIFSEYMHDPALGTDARRGLAVIAWQRRQPDSAIQLLMEAVRLAPDHSDARADLALTLMMAGRLEESLEHWQRRLELAPKDAAAWHNFGKAFVDLKRYGEAAGAFEQALTLDPNLVGTYMTYARAMQAAGDWSKAEDVWRRALKVPAAEQAGYIGLTGLLFKRGRLDEALEAYRQGVIRFPESPDLRLGFAQLLEDFADKAGAEREYRKVLALDAGAPMALEGLLTLLRGDALDDDLAAARALLADDQQPPKARANVGFGLGKALDAKGDAAAAMSVWAQANAARREQAGPYDRETGSQYIDRLIEAFSPEFLSQSRLWGVDDPRPVFIVGMPRSGTSLVEQILASHPDAYGYGELPDIPKLAKALPARANSIQRWPEVVASLNPELTQQTAMRYLGALMERKRVSAGRLIDKAPMNYHYVGLILTLFPNAHVIWCRRDPRDIGVSIYGENFGLAQKYATDLSDIGFYIRQYARLMRHWQAHLGERMHVCEYEAMVSDPEQQTRALVSAVGLPWDDQCLRYYEDERPVLTPSRWQVRSPIYKAAVQRWKRYGDALNPLIDALGDELEGYDNG, from the coding sequence GTGAACAATAATTCTCAGACGGCGCCAGCAGGTGCTGGTGCACAACGTATCGCGACCGCGTTTGACCTTTATCGGCGTGGCGAATTGGACCGAGCCAGGGAGATCTTCTCGGAGTACATGCACGACCCGGCGCTGGGTACCGATGCCCGGCGCGGTCTGGCCGTCATCGCTTGGCAGCGTCGTCAGCCGGACAGCGCCATTCAGTTGCTGATGGAAGCGGTGCGCCTCGCGCCTGATCATTCGGATGCGCGTGCCGATCTGGCGTTGACGCTGATGATGGCTGGCCGGCTTGAGGAGTCACTGGAACATTGGCAGCGGCGACTGGAGCTGGCCCCGAAGGATGCAGCGGCATGGCACAACTTCGGCAAGGCGTTTGTTGACTTGAAGCGCTATGGGGAGGCCGCCGGCGCGTTCGAGCAGGCATTGACGCTCGATCCGAACTTGGTGGGTACGTATATGACTTACGCCCGGGCCATGCAGGCAGCGGGTGACTGGTCGAAAGCGGAGGATGTGTGGCGCCGGGCCTTGAAAGTGCCGGCTGCCGAGCAGGCTGGCTACATCGGGTTAACGGGATTGCTGTTCAAGCGTGGCCGCCTAGATGAAGCTTTGGAGGCTTATCGTCAGGGCGTGATCCGTTTCCCCGAATCGCCGGATCTGCGGCTTGGTTTCGCCCAGTTGCTGGAAGATTTTGCGGACAAGGCGGGCGCCGAGCGTGAGTATCGTAAGGTGCTGGCGCTGGATGCAGGCGCACCCATGGCGCTGGAGGGGCTGCTGACGCTCCTGCGTGGTGATGCCCTTGACGACGACCTGGCGGCGGCGCGTGCGCTGCTGGCAGATGACCAGCAGCCACCAAAGGCTCGGGCCAATGTTGGATTTGGATTGGGCAAGGCGCTGGATGCCAAGGGGGACGCGGCCGCGGCGATGTCGGTCTGGGCGCAGGCCAACGCGGCACGCCGGGAACAGGCCGGACCTTACGACAGGGAGACGGGCAGCCAGTATATCGATCGGCTGATCGAGGCCTTTTCCCCAGAATTTCTCTCGCAGTCGCGGCTTTGGGGGGTGGACGATCCGCGGCCCGTCTTCATCGTGGGTATGCCCCGCAGTGGGACATCTCTGGTCGAGCAGATTCTCGCCTCGCATCCGGATGCGTACGGGTACGGAGAGCTGCCGGACATTCCGAAATTGGCCAAGGCCCTGCCGGCACGGGCGAACTCTATCCAGCGCTGGCCTGAGGTCGTGGCGTCGTTGAACCCGGAGCTCACCCAGCAAACGGCCATGCGCTACCTTGGGGCGCTCATGGAGCGCAAGCGGGTCAGTGCTGGTCGGCTGATTGACAAGGCGCCGATGAATTACCACTACGTCGGTTTAATTCTGACGCTATTCCCCAACGCCCATGTCATCTGGTGTCGACGTGATCCGCGCGACATCGGTGTTTCGATATACGGCGAGAACTTCGGGCTTGCGCAGAAATACGCCACGGATTTGTCCGACATTGGTTTTTATATTCGGCAGTACGCGAGGCTGATGCGGCACTGGCAGGCGCACCTCGGTGAGAGGATGCATGTCTGCGAGTATGAAGCGATGGTGTCCGATCCCGAGCAGCAGACCCGAGCTCTGGTGTCGGCTGTCGGGTTGCCGTGGGATGATCAGTGCCTGCGTTACTACGAAGATGAGCGGCCTGTCCTGACACCCAGCCGCTGGCAGGTTCGTTCGCCGATATACAAGGCTGCAGTCCAGCGCTGGAAGCGTTACGGAGATGCCTTGAACCCCCTGATTGATGCGTTAGGCGATGAGCTGGAGGGCTACGACAATGGCTGA
- a CDS encoding energy transducer TonB: MRRLGAIGLAVVVAVGLFWMMHALVYLSGGDLAKREDLGGIDFVRLKRQETLQERERRKPEKPPPPKKPPPPPKLKSVQTPKPQQQPQQMNLPNLNLPTNIGGGPFLGTYSAGQTSGSSQAVPLVRIQPQYPRRAARAGTEGYVTMSLVINPDGTVRDAKVTDASPRGVFERAAIAAILKWKFKPRIIDGQPVEQSATQTLNFTLN; the protein is encoded by the coding sequence ATGCGAAGACTCGGAGCAATCGGATTGGCGGTGGTCGTTGCCGTTGGTCTGTTCTGGATGATGCACGCCCTCGTGTATCTCAGTGGCGGTGATCTGGCCAAGCGGGAAGACCTGGGCGGGATCGACTTTGTACGCCTGAAGCGTCAGGAAACGCTTCAGGAACGTGAGCGCCGCAAACCGGAGAAACCACCACCGCCGAAGAAGCCGCCGCCGCCGCCGAAGCTGAAGTCCGTGCAGACGCCGAAGCCGCAGCAGCAGCCGCAGCAGATGAACTTGCCGAACCTCAACCTGCCGACCAATATCGGCGGTGGGCCATTCTTGGGGACTTATAGTGCGGGACAGACGTCCGGTAGTTCGCAGGCGGTGCCGTTGGTCCGGATCCAACCCCAGTATCCCAGGCGTGCGGCCCGAGCCGGGACCGAGGGATACGTCACCATGTCATTGGTGATCAATCCGGATGGCACGGTGCGGGACGCGAAGGTGACCGACGCGAGTCCGCGTGGGGTATTCGAGCGGGCAGCGATCGCTGCGATTCTCAAGTGGAAGTTCAAGCCGAGAATTATCGATGGCCAGCCCGTTGAGCAGTCTGCGACGCAGACCCTGAACTTTACGTTGAACTGA
- a CDS encoding MotA/TolQ/ExbB proton channel family protein gives MHGQITRVAACLIGAASMLAAPHVGAQAKSLDELLQQTRAARSAENKENERRIQEFRSQRNQQAALLKQAKAELAALERRADELSTTFDQNEETLAELETTLTNKSGALGEMFGVVRQVSGDVYSAAQNSMVTAQLGSERMEFLGDLAESKRLPSIAKLEQLWFEMQREMTELGKVVRFDATVVEGDGEQATKPVVRLGTFTAVVDGEFVTYETGVEGKFRKLPKQPSASYLSVVENFVEQSSGYHTMVVDPSQGTLLRAKIQERNLIQRVMESEGGMIGWLIIGLTVIGLLISLLKFLSLGALSAKIAGQKKNIGEPKDNNPLGRVLQAYYQDPTADTETIELRMDEAVLKETPAVERGLSIIKILAAIGPLLGLLGTVTGMIQVFQSITLYGTGDPKLMAGGISQALMTTVLGLVMAIPLILIHSMLASRAKGIIQTLDEESVGLIAEHKGSNAAA, from the coding sequence ATGCACGGTCAGATTACTCGCGTGGCCGCCTGCCTGATCGGCGCTGCCAGCATGCTCGCGGCGCCCCATGTTGGTGCGCAGGCCAAGTCGCTGGATGAGCTGCTGCAGCAGACCCGCGCAGCTCGCTCGGCAGAGAACAAAGAGAACGAACGTCGGATCCAGGAGTTCCGCAGTCAGCGCAATCAGCAGGCCGCGCTGCTGAAGCAAGCCAAGGCCGAACTGGCCGCACTGGAGCGCCGGGCTGACGAGCTGTCGACCACCTTCGATCAGAACGAAGAGACGCTCGCCGAACTCGAGACCACGCTGACCAATAAGTCCGGTGCGCTGGGTGAGATGTTCGGTGTGGTGCGCCAGGTTTCGGGTGATGTTTACTCCGCCGCTCAGAACTCGATGGTCACGGCCCAGCTGGGCTCTGAGCGAATGGAATTCCTGGGTGATCTTGCCGAGTCCAAACGGCTGCCCTCGATCGCCAAGCTGGAACAGCTTTGGTTTGAGATGCAGCGTGAGATGACCGAGTTGGGCAAGGTGGTGCGCTTCGACGCCACAGTCGTCGAGGGCGACGGTGAGCAAGCGACCAAGCCGGTCGTGCGACTGGGTACCTTCACCGCTGTGGTTGATGGCGAATTCGTCACCTACGAAACCGGTGTCGAAGGCAAGTTCCGCAAGCTGCCCAAGCAGCCATCTGCGAGCTACCTCTCTGTGGTTGAAAACTTCGTCGAGCAGTCCAGCGGTTATCACACCATGGTGGTCGATCCCAGTCAGGGCACGCTGCTACGCGCCAAGATTCAGGAGCGCAACCTGATCCAGCGTGTGATGGAAAGCGAGGGCGGCATGATCGGTTGGCTGATCATCGGTCTGACCGTGATTGGTCTGTTGATCTCGCTGCTGAAGTTCCTGTCGCTGGGTGCACTGAGCGCCAAGATCGCAGGGCAGAAAAAGAACATCGGCGAGCCGAAGGACAACAACCCGCTGGGTCGTGTGTTGCAGGCGTACTACCAGGATCCAACCGCCGATACCGAAACCATCGAACTGCGCATGGATGAAGCGGTACTCAAGGAGACCCCGGCGGTGGAACGTGGGTTGTCGATCATTAAGATTCTGGCAGCCATCGGTCCGCTGCTCGGCTTGCTCGGCACCGTGACCGGCATGATCCAGGTGTTCCAGTCGATCACCCTGTATGGCACGGGCGATCCGAAGCTGATGGCCGGCGGTATCTCGCAGGCCTTGATGACCACCGTGCTGGGTCTGGTGATGGCGATTCCGCTCATCCTGATCCACAGCATGCTGGCCAGCCGCGCCAAGGGGATCATCCAGACGCTGGACGAGGAGTCCGTGGGTCTCATCGCTGAGCACAAGGGCTCCAATGCTGCAGCTTGA
- a CDS encoding ExbD/TolR family protein — MRRRASSQEEEAAIDMTPMLDIVFIMLIFFIVTTSFVKEAGIDVSRPNASTAERKEAGNILIAIRSNGDVWIDKRQVDIRSVRANVERLHAENPEGAVVIIADKASETGRFVEVMDQVRLAGVENVSIAAQEPGS; from the coding sequence ATGCGTCGTAGAGCGAGTTCGCAAGAGGAAGAAGCGGCTATCGACATGACACCGATGCTCGACATCGTGTTCATCATGCTGATCTTCTTCATCGTGACCACCTCCTTTGTGAAGGAGGCCGGTATCGATGTCAGCCGTCCGAACGCCAGCACCGCTGAGCGTAAGGAGGCCGGCAACATCCTGATCGCCATCCGTTCCAATGGTGATGTGTGGATTGACAAGCGTCAGGTGGATATTCGCTCGGTGCGTGCGAATGTCGAAAGACTGCATGCCGAGAACCCGGAGGGCGCCGTCGTGATCATCGCAGACAAGGCCTCCGAAACCGGACGTTTTGTCGAGGTCATGGATCAAGTCCGACTGGCCGGTGTCGAAAACGTGTCAATTGCCGCTCAAGAGCCCGGCAGCTAA
- a CDS encoding MotA/TolQ/ExbB proton channel family protein, which translates to MLQLEPFASILDFLENGGPIVWILLFVAIGLWSLIIERLLFVSFTYPKLKQAAIEQWDQQADRRSWLSKGLRARLISETSKSVARSVLTIKTLVALCPMIGLLGTVTGMVSVFDVMAISGTGNARAMASGVYRATLPTMAGMVVALSGIYFSVQLENLAKRERRELEDELGSH; encoded by the coding sequence ATGCTGCAGCTTGAGCCATTTGCGTCGATTCTGGACTTCCTGGAAAACGGAGGTCCGATCGTCTGGATCCTGCTGTTCGTGGCAATCGGGCTCTGGAGCCTGATCATTGAGCGCCTGCTGTTTGTGAGCTTCACGTATCCGAAGCTCAAGCAGGCGGCAATCGAGCAGTGGGACCAGCAGGCGGACCGACGGAGCTGGTTGTCCAAAGGGCTGCGCGCTCGTCTGATATCGGAAACTTCGAAATCAGTGGCGCGCTCGGTCCTGACCATCAAGACGCTGGTGGCGCTTTGCCCGATGATCGGGCTGCTCGGCACTGTGACCGGCATGGTGTCCGTCTTTGACGTGATGGCCATTTCTGGCACGGGGAATGCCCGGGCGATGGCATCCGGTGTCTACCGCGCAACACTGCCGACCATGGCTGGCATGGTGGTGGCGTTGTCCGGCATTTATTTCAGCGTGCAGCTCGAAAATCTAGCCAAGCGTGAGCGACGCGAGCTAGAAGACGAGCTCGGCTCGCATTGA